Below is a window of Salvia miltiorrhiza cultivar Shanhuang (shh) unplaced genomic scaffold, IMPLAD_Smil_shh fragScaff_scaffold_149, whole genome shotgun sequence DNA.
TGCAGGAATTTCTTGAAAGTTATAAGTCCCCTGTTGCCGATGGAGATGAAGCTGATCCGCTGGAGATGCGTATCGCAGATGCAGCTCATGCTGTTGAAGATGTTATCGAATCACATATTGTGAACGTGATTGAACTGGGTAGATCAATGAGTCCCAATGAAGTCAGTTTCATCAACttctatcaagatctacgacAAGTGATTGAAGAAATGAATCTCTAACTCAAATTATTAATTACCTTCTTGCAGGAATTTCTCCAAGGCTATGTTGTAGATGCAGCTCATGGGGCTGAAGAAGTGAATTCTAGAGAGGAAGTCAGTTGCATCGACTTCTATCAAGATCTACAGCAAGTGATTGAAGAACTGAATGTGATCAAGAAGGAAGCCATGAAGACTTCAGCTGAAGCTCAGCTGCAGAGAAAGGTCTCCTCGACTCATGCTGGCTCCTTGACGTCCTCTTCCACTGTGAAGGAAAGCATGATGGTGGGCTTTGATGACGTGCAACTTCAACTCTTGGATTGGCTCACTGGAGGGAACCGTAACCGCCAAATCATCCCAATCACAGGGATGGGCGGGATTGGTAAAACCACTCTTGCCCGACATATATTTGAGCATGCCCTTGTTAAGCAACATTTTGATATTTGTGCGTGGACTACAATTTCTCAAACTTATAATGTTAGAGAAACACTTAGAGAAATTCTTTACCAAGTGAGCGGAGATTCGAGGGATGACTTTAGTGATGAGAACGAATTGGGAGAAAAATTGCACAAGTGTTTATGGGGTAGGAGGTATATTATAATattggatgatatgtggagtgtAGAAGTGTGGTACAAGATGAGGTTTTTCTTTCCCGATTACAATGATGGGAGTCGAGTAATTGTAACGACTAGGCTCTCAAACTTGGCTACTGAGTTGACAAACTCTAACAGCATTGGTATGAGATTTTTAGATGATGTTTGTAGCTGGAGTTTGTTCTCCAAAACTGTATTTGGGGATGAGGGTTTTCCTCTTCATCTCGAGGAAATCGGAAAGAAAATTGTGGGGAAGTGTAAGGGACTTCCTTTGTCGATTGCTGTGGTTGGGGGTCTTTTGGCAAAGTCCGAACTTACACCGAAATATTGGGAGCACATAGAGGAAAACATAAGCTCAATAGTGAATTCTGAGAATGATGAATATTGCTTGAGAGTATTGAAACTGAGCTATGACCATTTGCCTGCGTATCTGAAGCCTTGTTTTTTGTACATGGGGATGTTTGAGGAAGATAAGGCAATTAGGGTTCCAGAACTCATGAGGTTATGGGTTTCTGAAGGCTTTCTCAAACCAATAATCAATAAAAGCTCGAAAACAATTGCCAAGGAGTACCTGCGGGAGCTAGTCGATAGAAACCTCATTCTAGTTCATAAGTTGGGGGCAGTTGGGAATATAAAGTACTGCAAAATGCATGATTTACTGAGAGATCTATCAtttcaagaagctgaaaagcAGAGGTTTTATTATGTCTTAGGGCAACATTGTCCTCGAGGGATAAATAGCCAACACCGCATTGTTATTCCCAGAAGCACTTCAGCTATGACAGTCCGGGATGCCATGGAAACTATGTCGTCACGTGCTCGTTCTTttatatgtgatgatgataCAGTTTCACAATTGCCAGATTTTAGATTTTTGAGGACATTGAGTACATATAAGTATTCCGGAGAGTATTTAGATGAAAATGTGTTTCAAATGGTGAACTTGAGGTACCTTTCGGCTAGATTTCGTGAGCGGTTCCAAATCCCTTCTTCAATTAGTCTGCTCTGGAATCTACACACACTAATTGTTTATTGTAGGGTTGGTGAACCACCCGTAGAAATTTGGAAAATGCATCAGCTTAAGCATGTCGAGTTCAATGATGTAGGAATGTATCTCCCAGATCCTCGGAGCGGGCATAGTGATGTTATGATGGAGAATCTAGAGACGCTCAAAGGAGTGATTGATTTCAACTTGAATGAAGAAGTTGTTAAGAGAATTCCCAATATCCAGAAGTTGCGCATAATATACATGGATAAAGTAATGGAGAGAGTGAAGTTCCTCAGCTATCTTCAATGTCTGAGTAAGCTGGAAAGCTTGACGTGCCTTATTTATAATGGAAGTGATGATGAGTATCTGCAGAGTATTAGCTTCCCGCACTCACTCAAGAAGCTGTATCTTGGAGGCCTAACCTTTCATTTGGAGGAAATTCTGGAAAAGATAGGTTCATTACCACTTCTCGAGAAGCTCACACTGAATTGTGGGCAGTTTGGAAGACGCAGTTGGGAAATAGTTGAAGGCCAATTCCCCAGCCTCAAATACTTGAGATTGTGGCGGTGTTGGAATATGGAATGTTGGACATTAGTGGGCTCCTGCTTGCCACGCCTTGAGCAACTTCATCTCTCGTACATGGAGTTGTTGGAGGAGTTCCCTTCAGAAATTGGAGAAATACCAACACTCAAATCAATTCAATTGGAGTATTGCAGTGAATCAGCGGCTGTGTCTTTGAAAAAGATAGTAGAGGAACAAGAGGAGTTACAAGGGGACCCATCCTTTCATGTTGAAGTTACCTTATCCAACGTCAGCCAAGAACTGCAGAGCTTGGCAACTCCCAACTTTCGTGTAGTCAAAGGGTAGTTTGATGCGATGAGGAATTCAATTGTGGGAATACTAATTTGAGTGATTAATTTTCAAGGGGACCCACCCTTTCATGTTATAGTTAATGATCCCAACTTTCGTGTAGTTTGATGTGATGAGGAATTCAATTGCATGTGGGAATATACTAATTTCAGTGATTAATTTTCCTTATAACTTTATATTTagcttgtttttaattatttttaatttttagcaaCATAAATCATATGCTTAATTAGTATCTATAATCTATACCTACTATAAAAGTGTGTGGTTTTACCAAATTTAGTTTGCCTATTATgtccttattttttaatttattttaaggccAATAATGTAATAGTATCATATTATTCTAATCACAAACATACAATAATCTCATTCCAATCACACTTTTAAATAAgtttaaactatttaaaattactcaatgtATAAAAGTTGCACGTCCCTCGATTTCAGCAATCACCTCTGTTTAGTGCTCGCTGACTTGATCTTCATCCATAAGCTTTAGGGATATTTCTAACATTGTCTCATTTTAACatccattttttgatttttatggACAACTTTTTTCTTGTATGAGTGACctagttgaaaaaaaaaaaaggttgtaGAAAACCACCCGGTGGCACCGTGCCACTGATGGTACACAAGAGACAAGACTGGCTCTTGTCTTTTTTCGCTAGAATCCAAATATGGCATCAagtttttcatttatataaGTTGAAATAATTCAGTtgaaatgttatttatttttattgacgTCGTTGTTCCTCTCTATAAAAGAGAAATGTCTATATATCATTCATACTccactttgatttattttctgcacGCAATGAATGGATAAGAAGACTCTAAAAGTTTATAATTTGAAGGAAAAATAGATATTTAAAAGAGCTGGTACAAAACTACACCAAGTGAAGCTGTGGAATGGAATCTAAATCTTACAAATTAAGTGCCCATATCAATGTTATTTCCTATCCTCAACACAATTCATGAGAGACAGAGAAAGAGCATAAGCCTAAAACCATAATCAACTAAAATATGCAACTGCATCAAGAAAAATGATTTTGGTATGAATAGTTCACTATGCAAAACTAAAAGCATTTTATTGATTATGCTCCTCAATTTCAGCAATTTTGATTCCACATTTCAAAAAGAAAGGCAAAGTGGTTCTCCTTTCAGCATCTTTTTGCCACCGGCACTGCGTCGTTTGTTTTCCCTATTATATAACCTCGATTCAGAAAATAACAGCTTGGTCATCCCAAATGCTCAAGAGATTAATCTATCCACAGATAATATTGTTTCTTTGTAAACCTGAGATTGAACAAGAGTAGTACTCATATGAGACAACAAAAATCTGCTAGACCTGTGTTATTCAATTATCTCAAAAACCTACTCCATGTTATTCAATTTAAGAggcaaatttgatgaaaattgtgcaatcaattaaaatttaagcaTCTGCAAAGTCCAATGGGTTAGTTgcgcctaaatacacaaactttcaaccAATTCTAGTTTTGCACATAAACTAAAAATATGCCTCCAAacacatgaactttcaattgtTCTGATTTTTCACACGATTATCAATTGCACCCAAATTAATATTGAGGTGGATGCCTTAAATGCCTACATGGTTTCAACAATTGATGTGGTAGACGAGGTACTTTGATTTCTATACGCTACTTCAGCTTGTCATGATGGTATTAATTTGTCACTTTAACTAGCCACGATCGCCGAAAATTGACAGTCGCTCAAAAAATTAGATCAATTAAAAGGTCGTGTATTTGGAGGCGGATTTTTTAGTTCATGTGGAAAACCATAATTCACTAAATGTTCGTGTATTGAGTAGGACATGAAAGTTAACTTATCCTTCTTTCTTTGTGAACTCCATTAGGCATCATATCTTAAGTGCATTCAAATATCTTCACCACTCACATACCACCTCCCCACAAAAATAGAGAAACTCAAGGAAAAGAACAAGATCATACCTATGTAACCTATCACAGTAGATATGATTCAACCACAGTTCGGCCAAACTTTTCTTGAACATCTTTGGGAGTTTCAATCTGCGAGCAAAAGAAAGAGCAATGGAAAAGGATAAACAATGGTGAAATACAATATCaatgtatataatataattcctcccATTTACCGCATTTAAAGCCTTGAAGAGAGCCTTCACAGTGTTGTGGGGATTCCTTGAACCAACAACCTACAAGAGTATTTCCATCAGGACAAAGTTGGAAATGAAAGAACATATTTCTCGAGCCAGTTTCATACCTTTGATTTCACATTCCTGTAACCAGCTAAGTTAAGAATCAACTCCACAGTTCTGCCTGCCTTCATCCCTGATTGTGTAGTAACTGGCCAAAGATATATCTACAAGTACTTAAACATTTCAGGCCAAATCCCCAAAGAAGAAAAACAGCTTTCTATCAATTTCAACCATCAACAAAGATATACAACTAGAACTTTGACGATACCTTAGTCTTTTTATACGATGTCTGAATTGCATGTGCAATTGTATGATCCTCATGCCGCTCTACATAGTGCAGATTCTGAAAGCACTTCTCATATGCCTGTGGCAATAGGCCATTAACATATTAAACTATAAATAACAGATGCCGCGATGAGTTTCTATAAATATTGAAACGTTTTCTTATTTGAACAGACAATCCAGTGGCATAATACCTTTTAGAGTTGATTGCACATTCTCAGACAATAGTATATAAGCATGTCTAGTTTTCAAGCCAAATTTACACACGTGCAGCATAAAGAAGCATGACAGTATGGATTTGAATGCATGTATAGTTCTGATACCTTTTGAAGAGCAAGCGGAACTGTAGGAGCCTTTGCTTTAGCAAAACCAATAACACCATTGTAGTTCCCACAAGCTAACATTGCAGTGTATTTGATAACTTGTCCACCCTGTCTCGTTTATCAGTCataattgttaaaaaaaatggcTACTGAATCGTAAATGAGGAGGCTATATTACCTTTGTAACTTTACACGTCCTATTCACATCGACCAGCCTAACATCAAAACCCTGCACACAATGGAGACACCCAATTTAACATATTGATCTGATGGTACATAAATGACTACCAGAAACAATAGTTCCCATGATTCATgaatagaaaagaaaattggTAAATATTAGATCAAATGTGAAGAATATCATCATATGATTATGTGCAGGTCGTAAATAGCCAAGGCATTTATTATCCTGCAGGCCTTTTTTGTGGTTAAAGTAGAAAATAAATCTATCATGAcaataagagcatctccaatgcattggtgcTTAGAGGGGGTCTTAAatcctcatttccacaaaattcacatatttacacttttatttttaaattccaaatttcattaaaattaaaattcaacattagaataaaaataaaaattacataatttaaattttattttaaaatttaaaattttattaaaattaaatattcaatattgcatcaattaaaataaaatataaaatttttaaattaaaaaaattacaataactAAACATCttgtgaaaaaattaaaataattaaaaaccaaaaaaagaaaacaaacaatAAAAATGGTTATTTACTCAACCCACCCACCGCCCCACTATCTCTTTCTTCCCCAAATTTTCGAGTATCTCAAGTTTAGTTTCTCTGCATATTTATTCCCCAAATTTTCGAGCATCTCAAATTTTCGAGCATCAGATTTAAgaaaatttcgattttttttttaaatggggcGCGTTCGGAGGACGCACCAACCATTTCTCCTCCAAGCATCGGCTTCGACCCCCCCTGGTTCTCCAACGCGGCGCAGCTGAGGAAGCACCGGGTCGACGCCTCCTTGGCAACGAgcgttggagatgctctaaacTACAGTAGCATAGTATAATAGTAGTGAACTTACCATATAAACAATCTCAAATTTCAAACTTAATAATTTTCGATGCAACATATCTTAGAATTAGAAAACATGACTTGAAACAAATGGTAAACGATAAGAATAGGGACCCCATTTACATGATCAGGCAATAGGTACTTGAATTCAGGATTAAAGTAGATCATAAAATCCAACAGGCAACAGCTTTGGAAGGATGTGACCTTTGACAACTGGAATCAATACATAGGGAATCACAGAGGAAAGCTGGGAAAGAAAGATTGATAGATGCATGTATTACCTTCCTATAAAGAGGCTGTCTCTTCTGTTCGATCAATGCGTTCCTCTCTTCCGCAAGATCTCTAATTTCCTCCTCCAATAGTTTCCCCTTCCTTCCAAAAGTATAATTAATCCAACACTGCCAGTTTCTCCTCAAGttttttatctatttcattCATCCTTTCCATATATTTATTATCCTTCTGTTTCAGATTATCAAACTCGAATAAACCAATTTTCTCTTCACTTTCTTTAGTTTCTTTATCCTCATCCTTCTCACGATCCTCCTCACGATCAACAGATCCACCATCATCCTCACGCTCGATGATCCCATAATTGGCTGGATCATTTGGATCAAAGGCATCCCTCGCCTCTGCCATTCTCAATGCCCTATTCAACTTCACCTGAAGAAGAAATTTCTCCTTTCCTTCAGCTACTCTCAACTTATTCATCAACTCCCCTATCACCCGATGCTCCGCCTTCAACACGAAATGTTTCTcctcaaattcatcaattattTTCATCCATTTGAATGCATCATCAAAGGTCTCTGTTCAACTCTATAAAGTCAGACAAATGCTAAGCACAAAACAGCAAGTactaaaaaaaagaacacaatggAAATACAAAACACGCATTCACATTCTAGTATTCCATATTGCACTAAAAAATAGTTCTTATTAAAAATGTCATCCATATTGCACTAAAAAATAGTACTTATTAAAAGTCCATATTGCATTTTTTGTCATGCTTAAATAACTGctctcttccttcttcttcttcttcttttttttttttttagggaaataaCTGCTCTCTTCCTGGTACAACATTGAGCTTGTTTTTTCGACCATTTTTGTTGCTGAATTCCCTTGTGTTTCAATATGTTTAGGCGGATCCTGACATGTACTTCaggatttaaaaaaagaaagaaaaaaaaaagaaaaaaacgtCAATTAgattcaaacaaaacaaaatatgaCAATTTTCCCAACTtgcaatttgttttttttttttttcaaaattccatATTTTATATACCAACTTGACGACTTGCATGTTGTTTTCTAAATTAATCTTGTACAAATCTACCCACTGTCTTCAACCTATTCGGAAATTTCAAAGGTGAATACCAACCAAGTTGAGCATCATTAATCATAGTTTATTCTTCGATGCATGAATTGGAACATGGAAATCAACATCACTCACGTACTCTACTcatatattcttatttttaaagacTTGAATCAGCGCATAGTTAAATGACGTCAAGGACACATTGTTTGTGATAATAATTGAGGAGATATAGCCATTTTAAACATTGTTTTTGCTGAAGCTAAACTCAGATTCCATCAAATTCTTGTTCGAAATTCTCAGAAAAATATACACTGTTTTTCCTCGGATCATGGCGGCATATGCAGCCTTGGTTTCTCTTATGCATATCATCGATACAATCGAGCATCACCATTCCCCTCCAATTTGTATCGACAAACAACAAGTTGAATCTCTCACTCAAATTGTTACCTTTTTGCATGAATTTCTTGAAGGTTATAAGTCCCCTGTTGCTGACGGAGATGAAGCTGATGCGCTGGAGATGCGTATCGCAGATGGAGCTCATGCGGTTGAAGATATTATCGAATCACATATTGTGAACGTGATTAAACTGGGTAGATCTAGTCCCATTGAAGTCAGTTTCATCAACTTCTATCAAGATCTACAACAAGTGATACAAGAAATGAATCTCTAACTTAAATGGTTACCTTCTTACAGGAATTTTTGGAAGCAGATACGTTGGAGATGCCTATTGCAGAAATGTATTCTAGAGAGGAAGTCAGTTGCATCGACTTCTATCAAGATCTAGAACAAGTGATAGAAGATATGAGTGTGATCAAGAAGGAAGCCATGGAGACTTCAGCTGAAGCTCAGCAGCAGAGAAAGGTCTCCTCGACTCATGCTGGCTCCTTGACGTCCTCTTCCACTATGAAGGAAAGCATGATGGTGGGCTTTGATGACGTG
It encodes the following:
- the LOC131002593 gene encoding late blight resistance protein R1-A-like isoform X1, yielding MAAYAAIVSLMNTINQIEHHPSPPISIHKQQLESLTQILTFLQEFLESYKSPVADGDEADPLEMRIADAAHAVEDVIESHIVNVIELGRSMSPNEEFLQGYVVDAAHGAEEVNSREEVSCIDFYQDLQQVIEELNVIKKEAMKTSAEAQLQRKVSSTHAGSLTSSSTVKESMMVGFDDVQLQLLDWLTGGNRNRQIIPITGMGGIGKTTLARHIFEHALVKQHFDICAWTTISQTYNVRETLREILYQVSGDSRDDFSDENELGEKLHKCLWGRRYIIILDDMWSVEVWYKMRFFFPDYNDGSRVIVTTRLSNLATELTNSNSIGMRFLDDVCSWSLFSKTVFGDEGFPLHLEEIGKKIVGKCKGLPLSIAVVGGLLAKSELTPKYWEHIEENISSIVNSENDEYCLRVLKLSYDHLPAYLKPCFLYMGMFEEDKAIRVPELMRLWVSEGFLKPIINKSSKTIAKEYLRELVDRNLILVHKLGAVGNIKYCKMHDLLRDLSFQEAEKQRFYYVLGQHCPRGINSQHRIVIPRSTSAMTVRDAMETMSSRARSFICDDDTVSQLPDFRFLRTLSTYKYSGEYLDENVFQMVNLRYLSARFRERFQIPSSISLLWNLHTLIVYCRVGEPPVEIWKMHQLKHVEFNDVGMYLPDPRSGHSDVMMENLETLKGVIDFNLNEEVVKRIPNIQKLRIIYMDKVMERVKFLSYLQCLSKLESLTCLIYNGSDDEYLQSISFPHSLKKLYLGGLTFHLEEILEKIGSLPLLEKLTLNCGQFGRRSWEIVEGQFPSLKYLRLWRCWNMECWTLVGSCLPRLEQLHLSYMELLEEFPSEIGEIPTLKSIQLEYCSESAAVSLKKIVEEQEELQGDPSFHVEVTLSNVSQELQSLATPNFRVVKG
- the LOC131002593 gene encoding late blight resistance protein R1-A-like isoform X2, yielding MKTSAEAQLQRKVSSTHAGSLTSSSTVKESMMVGFDDVQLQLLDWLTGGNRNRQIIPITGMGGIGKTTLARHIFEHALVKQHFDICAWTTISQTYNVRETLREILYQVSGDSRDDFSDENELGEKLHKCLWGRRYIIILDDMWSVEVWYKMRFFFPDYNDGSRVIVTTRLSNLATELTNSNSIGMRFLDDVCSWSLFSKTVFGDEGFPLHLEEIGKKIVGKCKGLPLSIAVVGGLLAKSELTPKYWEHIEENISSIVNSENDEYCLRVLKLSYDHLPAYLKPCFLYMGMFEEDKAIRVPELMRLWVSEGFLKPIINKSSKTIAKEYLRELVDRNLILVHKLGAVGNIKYCKMHDLLRDLSFQEAEKQRFYYVLGQHCPRGINSQHRIVIPRSTSAMTVRDAMETMSSRARSFICDDDTVSQLPDFRFLRTLSTYKYSGEYLDENVFQMVNLRYLSARFRERFQIPSSISLLWNLHTLIVYCRVGEPPVEIWKMHQLKHVEFNDVGMYLPDPRSGHSDVMMENLETLKGVIDFNLNEEVVKRIPNIQKLRIIYMDKVMERVKFLSYLQCLSKLESLTCLIYNGSDDEYLQSISFPHSLKKLYLGGLTFHLEEILEKIGSLPLLEKLTLNCGQFGRRSWEIVEGQFPSLKYLRLWRCWNMECWTLVGSCLPRLEQLHLSYMELLEEFPSEIGEIPTLKSIQLEYCSESAAVSLKKIVEEQEELQGDPSFHVEVTLSNVSQELQSLATPNFRVVKG